CCATCAACAGCGCAGCGGTGTCGCTCGGGGTCTGCAGCCAGATCGCCCAGATCCGCGCCTCGACATGCTTGGCGCTGGCCTCGTCAGGGGCGGCCTTCAGCGCGCCGAACAGGAAATCGAGATTCTTGGTGCGCTCGGCCTTGGGCAGCTTGGGCGGCGCCTCCGGCAGCTTCTTCTGCTGCTTCGCCGGCGGGGCGGGATCATCCTGCGCACGCGCCGGCGCGAGGCCGGCGGTTCCGAAGACCAGGGCCAGGCACAGCGTGTACGCGAAAGGGAATCTCACGGTCATGGCGAAAGTCTAAACGCGCAAAGCCGCCCTTGCAAAGCAGGGCGGCGTCAAACTCGTGTGAGACCGTGGTCTTGCGGGCTGTGCGCGCCAGGCGACCGCGACGGCAATCAGCCGCCCAGATCAGCCTTGGCGAGCCTTGAAGCGGCGCTGCACCTTGTTGATCACATAGACCCGGCCCTTGCGGCGGACCAGGCGGTTGGCGCGATGGCGACCGCGCAGCGACTTCAACGAGTTACGGACCTTCATGGCAGAATCCTGAACGTTCGAAAGGCCGTGTTCGGCACTACCGTTTCGGCACGCGCGAATGTGGCAAAATAAGATCTTTCCCGCTGGCGGACCGACCGCCCGGGACGGGGCGGTTCTTAAGGCATGGCGGGAGGTGATGTCAATGTTAACTGCCCGGTTCCGAACCGGCAAATTCGTGAAAACAACCCCATGCACAGTAGAAATGGCCGGATCGGCCCGATCTATTCATGCGGCAAGCCAGGGTTCGCCACGGCAACGCCTTGCCAAATTCGTTATATCATATAATCAATTTGGCAACCCGTCGGGAGGACACCATGCCGAAGCTGAAGCTGCCCAATATCGACGACGTCGTCGCCATCGACATCCACACCCATGCCGAGGAGCCCTGCGGCTGCCATGCCGACGATGGCTATGACGACTTCCAGGCGCAGATGGCGGAGTATTTCAAGTCGCCCAACAAGCATCCGCCGACCGTGCCGGAGACCGCGGCCTATTACCGCTCCAAGAACATCGCGGCGGTGATCTTCCCGGTCGATGCCGAGCGCGAGACCGGCTTCCGCCGCTACAACAATTACGAGATGATCGAGGCCGCCTCCGACCATCTCGACGTCCTCATCCCGTTCGTCTCGATCGACCCGCACAAGGGCAAGCTGGGCGCCCGCGAGGCGCGCAAGCTGATCGAGGAATACGGGGTGCGCGGCTTCAAATTCCACCCGACCATGCAGGGCTTCTACGCCAACGACCGCATGGCCTACCCGCTCTACGAAGAGATCAATAATGGCGGCGCGATCGCGCTATTCCACACCGGCCAGACCGGCGTCGGCTCGGGCATGCCCGGCGGGATGGGCATGCGGCTGAAATATTCCAACCCGATGTACATGGACGATGTCGCGGCTGATTTCCCCGACCTCAAGATCATCCTCGCCCATCCCTCCTTCCCCTGGCAGGAGGAGGCGCTGTCGGTCGCGACCCACAAGCCGAACGTCTACATCGACCTCTCCGGGTGGTCGCCGAAATATTTCCCGCCGATCCTGGTGCGCTATATCAACTCGATCCTGCAGGACAAGATGCTGTTCGGCTCGGACTGGCCGGTGATCACGCCGGACCGCTGGCTGTCGGACTTTGCCAAGATCGACATCCGCGACGAGATCCGGCCGAAGGTGCTCAAGGCCAACGCGCGGAAGCTGCTGGGGATCTAGGCGCGGGCTCAAAGATTGGCGGAGTGCCCCACATAGCGGCTCCGCAACGGACTCAAAGTCCATAAGGGTCGTCAACATCTAGCGGGGCCAGTTCGGCGTCAGACCTCGGGCCTGGCTACTTCCCGCGGAGGTCAGCCACCAAGGCAAGAAGCCGAAGGAGACTGCCGCGAAGAAGCCCACGGCCAAGTCGCAGCGTAGGTCGGCGTAGTCGGCCGGTTTGGCGGCTGGCAGCGCGAACAAGTTTCTCCCCTGCACTATGAAATCCTGCTAATGAAACGCGCAAGCCAGATACCTCGAATGGCGCCGATTGGCCGCAGGAGGATCGTATGTCGGTCCAAACCCGTAGCGACGGCTTCTTGCGTCGATTGCTGCTCAAGGCCGGGTTGGCTGTCATCTCCATGAGCCCGGCCGCCGCGCTTGCGGCGGATGACGATGGGGCCGGAAACGCGTCTCTCCCGAACCTGTACCTCGATCTCCGCACCACCTATGCGCAGGTTCCCGCGGGAACGCTAGCCTTCGGCTTTGGCCATCCGTCACTTTTCTCTAGTCTCCGAACGCTGACGAACTCGAACGGCGCGGCTCGTCCCGCCGGCTTGCCTGCGGTGAAATCGCTCAACGTGGACTTACCCTTTACCGTCGATGTGACCGACTCCGTTTCGCTCTATGCCGGCGTCAGCGGTAGTTCAACGGATTCGGGCGGCGCCGGCTGGTCATCCTTTCAGGTCACGAGCTGGAATATCGGTTTCCAGGCGGATCTGTACCAGCAGAACGGCGGGACCTTTCCGACGGTAACGCTGCAATCGACCATCACGCAGTCGATCCCCAACGGGCCGCTGACCACGACCTCCATCAACAACATCCTCGAGTTCGACTACGCCTTCGACAAAGACGAGACCAGAGGATTGCTCGCGGGCGTACAGTCTACCCTCACGGATTCCGGCAGCCCCCTCGCAAGGATCCGACCGAACACGATCGGCTATCTCGGCGGCTACTATCAATGGCCGAACAACTGGAAGTTCACAGGTCGCGTCGGCGTTCAGTCCTTTGAAGGCGCGCAGCTTCTGAGCCTCACGCCGGTCCAGCCTTTCACCCAGCCTATCATCCGCCTTGATATCGATCGCATGGACGATAACGGCAACCGCCTATTTGGCGTCACGGCCGAGATCATGTGGGTGCCGAAACCAGCCTATCAATTGACGCTTAGAACGCCGCTTTACGCTGTACGCCACTAGCCAAAACTGCTGCGCCTGATCGCTGCACGACCGCTGGCAGGCGAAGGCTGGGGCCGTGAAGGTCCAAGGCGGCTGATCCGTGCTAATGCAGCGGCTCGACCTTTGCCGCCATATCGGGTGCGCGGCTGACCCGATAGCTTGCGTTGCTGCACCTCAAGACCCAGACCGCATGATCCGGCTTAGAGCGCTTTGTGTCTTTCTTGGCACCGAGCGCCTTGTCGCACGCAAAGCCTTGCATGCGGATCTGTGCCGCGAGCTCATCCCGCGGCATTTCGCCGGCGGGTTGCGCGCAGGATGTGGATAATCCTGTGAGCAGGATGCACGCTGTCAAACAGGTTAGACTAATGGCAGAATTGAACGTTCTCATGAGACCTCCACCAGGAGCGGGCACAAAATTTCGAGCGCAGAAGCTGAG
This portion of the Bradyrhizobium diazoefficiens genome encodes:
- a CDS encoding amidohydrolase family protein; protein product: MPKLKLPNIDDVVAIDIHTHAEEPCGCHADDGYDDFQAQMAEYFKSPNKHPPTVPETAAYYRSKNIAAVIFPVDAERETGFRRYNNYEMIEAASDHLDVLIPFVSIDPHKGKLGAREARKLIEEYGVRGFKFHPTMQGFYANDRMAYPLYEEINNGGAIALFHTGQTGVGSGMPGGMGMRLKYSNPMYMDDVAADFPDLKIILAHPSFPWQEEALSVATHKPNVYIDLSGWSPKYFPPILVRYINSILQDKMLFGSDWPVITPDRWLSDFAKIDIRDEIRPKVLKANARKLLGI
- the ykgO gene encoding type B 50S ribosomal protein L36; this translates as MKVRNSLKSLRGRHRANRLVRRKGRVYVINKVQRRFKARQG